A single region of the Undibacterium piscinae genome encodes:
- a CDS encoding MFS transporter, which yields MISAVDSLHQLFVAATIVEGIDTPSVSLPQLELAGEGENAHPKPAARLWHSILEGLRYCWNDVMLRTCFLYWSAVAFFIMGPIQIALPVLANQLGDSAGTFGILIGCHGAGTLLGMLMSGLLPNRRFGNLGRTILLIDFIVGLLFVPMSLVVATWQGAALLLTIGTLGGYLHVAVYTWIQRQVPAAMLGRTMSIFMFIFMGIGPVSAAITGWVMRSISTSQLFIGSGALLILIVLLALLGSSMRSVVDQPA from the coding sequence TTGATTTCTGCGGTCGACTCGCTGCACCAATTATTTGTCGCCGCTACCATCGTTGAAGGCATAGACACCCCTAGTGTCAGCTTACCTCAGCTTGAGCTTGCTGGCGAAGGGGAAAATGCACACCCCAAACCTGCCGCCCGGCTTTGGCATTCTATCTTGGAAGGCTTACGCTATTGCTGGAACGACGTGATGTTGCGCACTTGCTTTCTGTACTGGTCGGCAGTGGCATTTTTCATCATGGGGCCGATCCAGATCGCACTACCGGTGCTCGCCAATCAGCTCGGTGACAGCGCCGGCACTTTCGGTATTTTGATCGGCTGCCATGGCGCTGGTACGCTGCTGGGCATGCTGATGTCGGGCCTGCTGCCGAACCGGCGCTTCGGCAATTTAGGCCGCACTATCTTGTTGATCGATTTTATCGTCGGGCTGTTATTCGTCCCCATGAGCCTGGTAGTGGCAACCTGGCAAGGCGCCGCACTCTTGCTCACAATAGGCACGCTGGGCGGCTACTTGCATGTCGCGGTGTACACCTGGATACAGCGCCAGGTGCCAGCGGCCATGCTAGGCAGAACCATGAGTATTTTCATGTTCATCTTCATGGGCATAGGGCCAGTCTCGGCTGCGATCACCGGTTGGGTCATGCGTAGCATCAGCACCTCGCAATTATTTATAGGCAGTGGCGCGCTGCTGATACTGATCGTGCTACTGGCCTTGCTGGGTTCTAGCATGCGTAGCGTGGTCGATCAGCCAGCCTAA
- a CDS encoding PLP-dependent aminotransferase family protein: MGLARNTVLYAYEQLATEGYVSSDRQGTVVVDLKSNVRLSVRLSVQLSGQLSVRAGESDAAQDVLPLAQARLSRRAQNQSHTHNQAQLQVQSQEGAALDSGASKNTVDAVLPDAALTSAFAPGVPALADFPQASWRRLLDRAWRSCSVAQLNYGEAAGELRLRVAIADHLRASRGVLCEADQVFITDGTQSSLDLCARLFADVGDIVWMENPGYKGALTAFHAAQLQVHAVSLDEQGLAPDEIDIVQHRPKLIYVTPSHQYPLGSVLSLSRRMQLINHALAAGALIIEDDYDSEFRHDGPPLAAMQGLVADAPVLYLGTFSKTMFPALRIGFMVVPKHLVAALTRALAHAVPRGRACDQLALAEFIQSGQFAAHLRKMRRLYRHRRDVLSAALSLHLGDLGVVCGGSAGMHLALILDARAPDTLVCAQALQQGIVVHPLSLHALSHAAPVFNGLVLGYAQIAPEQIEIAVEKLAHIVRQLVR; the protein is encoded by the coding sequence TTGGGTTTGGCGCGTAATACCGTGCTATACGCCTACGAACAATTGGCGACCGAGGGCTATGTGAGCTCGGATAGACAAGGCACGGTGGTGGTGGATTTGAAGTCGAACGTGCGGTTAAGCGTGCGGTTAAGCGTGCAGTTGAGCGGGCAGTTGAGCGTGAGGGCTGGCGAGTCAGATGCGGCTCAGGATGTATTGCCGTTAGCGCAGGCGCGCCTGTCACGCCGGGCGCAAAATCAGTCTCACACGCACAATCAGGCTCAGCTCCAGGTGCAGAGTCAAGAAGGCGCAGCTCTGGATTCTGGCGCATCAAAAAATACCGTAGATGCAGTGTTGCCAGACGCTGCTTTGACGAGCGCTTTTGCACCGGGGGTGCCTGCGCTGGCCGATTTTCCGCAGGCTAGCTGGCGCCGTTTGCTCGACCGGGCCTGGCGCAGTTGTTCGGTGGCCCAGCTAAATTACGGCGAGGCGGCCGGCGAGCTGCGTTTGCGGGTGGCAATTGCCGATCATCTTCGCGCTTCGCGCGGGGTCTTGTGCGAAGCCGATCAAGTGTTCATTACGGATGGCACGCAAAGTAGTCTGGACCTGTGTGCGCGCCTGTTTGCCGATGTTGGCGACATCGTCTGGATGGAAAACCCCGGCTATAAAGGCGCGCTTACCGCGTTTCATGCGGCGCAATTACAGGTGCATGCTGTGAGTCTCGATGAACAAGGGCTGGCTCCCGATGAGATCGATATTGTGCAGCACAGACCCAAGCTGATCTACGTCACGCCTTCACACCAATATCCGCTCGGGAGTGTGCTTAGTCTGAGCCGGCGCATGCAATTGATTAACCATGCACTGGCCGCTGGCGCCTTGATTATCGAGGATGATTACGATAGCGAGTTCCGTCATGATGGCCCGCCGCTGGCGGCCATGCAGGGCTTGGTGGCGGACGCCCCGGTGCTGTATCTGGGCACCTTTAGCAAGACCATGTTTCCGGCATTGCGGATCGGCTTTATGGTGGTGCCAAAACATCTGGTGGCCGCACTCACGCGCGCGCTGGCGCACGCCGTGCCGCGCGGACGCGCTTGCGATCAACTGGCCTTGGCCGAGTTTATCCAGAGTGGGCAGTTCGCTGCGCATTTGCGCAAGATGCGGCGCCTGTACCGGCACAGGCGCGATGTGTTGTCCGCTGCTTTGAGCCTGCATCTGGGCGATCTGGGCGTGGTTTGTGGCGGTTCGGCTGGCATGCATCTGGCATTAATACTCGATGCGCGCGCACCCGATACGCTCGTTTGCGCGCAAGCCTTGCAGCAGGGCATTGTGGTGCATCCGCTGAGCCTGCATGCGCTGTCGCATGCAGCGCCTGTTTTTAATGGACTGGTACTGGGTTACGCACAGATTGCGCCAGAGCAGATAGAGATCGCGGTAGAGAAATTGGCGCACATTGTGCGCCAGCTAGTCAGGTGA
- a CDS encoding pyridoxamine 5'-phosphate oxidase family protein, translating into MTTSSTPIDHSTTAKQSASAPSERSRVRRLPAQADYQRSTLHAIIDAAYLCHIAFHDDNGSHCIPTACWRTGEYLYIHGSNGGRLLKLLACGTQACVGITLLDGLVLARSAFNHSMNYRSAVIYGQFERVEADVDKRAAMDALMDRIMPGRKLEARPGNDKEFAATTVMRISLDEAAAKTRSGNVVDDAEDMDIPIWAGILPLVETRMPALPDPAMNIPAPDYVSNWSKGSQLA; encoded by the coding sequence ATGACTACTAGCAGCACGCCTATCGACCACAGCACAACGGCCAAGCAGAGCGCCAGCGCGCCCAGCGAACGCAGCCGGGTACGCCGTCTGCCGGCACAGGCCGATTACCAACGTAGCACTTTGCATGCCATCATCGATGCCGCCTATCTGTGCCACATCGCCTTTCATGACGACAACGGCAGCCATTGCATCCCGACCGCTTGCTGGCGCACCGGCGAATACCTGTACATTCATGGTTCCAACGGTGGCCGCCTGCTGAAATTACTCGCCTGCGGCACCCAGGCTTGCGTAGGCATTACTTTGCTAGACGGCTTAGTATTGGCGCGCTCGGCCTTTAATCACAGCATGAACTACCGCTCGGCGGTCATCTATGGGCAATTTGAGCGCGTGGAGGCCGACGTCGACAAGCGCGCCGCCATGGATGCCCTGATGGACAGAATCATGCCCGGCCGCAAACTGGAAGCCCGCCCCGGCAACGACAAGGAATTCGCCGCCACCACGGTGATGCGCATCTCGCTAGACGAGGCCGCCGCCAAAACCCGCAGCGGCAACGTCGTCGACGACGCAGAGGACATGGATATCCCCATCTGGGCCGGCATCTTACCGCTGGTAGAAACACGGATGCCAGCGCTACCCGACCCAGCCATGAACATCCCGGCACCCGACTACGTCAGTAACTGGAGCAAGGGCAGCCAGTTAGCATAA